GTGACAACACGCAAGCCGGCGCGGACGAGGCATCCGGGCAATCGCCTTCGAACCAACAGCAGTCGCAGAACACGCAAGTCCCGCCGAAGGCGGTGACCCTTTCGCAGCCGCCTGTGGCTTCCAACACGACCTCGGACCTCGTTTTCTCCGCGCCTATCCTCATCGACGACCTACGCGCCGGAGGCGAACCAGTCATCGCCCAAGCGCACGACGGCTCCTTCGTGATCAGTTCGCACCCCGGTTGGACGCATTATCATCCATCCTCGGACCAAACGCATGCCGGCACCGAACTCGTTGAGCCGGCAAGCGCGCAGTCATACCTTTGGCGGTCGACCGATGGGGGAAGGAGCTGGACGCACATCGGCCTTCCCGGCACCGACGGGATGGGGCCGCGCGGTACTGCGCCCGGTGTCTCGGACCCGGAGTTCACGGTCCGCGCTGACGGCGTCATCTTCCACACGGACCTCGAAGGACTCGCGATGTCGTCGGTGTCCTGGAGCAAGGACAACGGGGCGACGTGGACGGAAGGGAACCCGATAGCCGCCGGCGGCCCGAACGACCGTCAATGGCTTGCGAGCTTCGGCCCGTACGTCTACTTCACCGCGAATTACTTCGTGGACCACCATATCCAACGTTCGACCGATGGGCTCATGTGGGAGCGGCTCGGGAACATCCCGCCATCCTGCTCGGACCTGATTTCCGCGTCCGATGGCACGCTCATCGCCGCCTGCGGCTCCGGGATAGCCGTGAGCGAGGACGGTGGCTTCTCGTGGCAGCGGCGCCTCGTCCCGGAGGATGAATCCACGGGGGTCCTACGAGGTGGCGGCATCGCGGAACCGGGTCTTGACTCGTCCGGGAACGTTTGGGTCGCCTGGGAAGTAAACGAGACGTCGCTCTTCATCGCCG
The Euryarchaeota archaeon DNA segment above includes these coding regions:
- a CDS encoding exo-alpha-sialidase encodes the protein MRIGATLVVFILLAGCVTPAPRSPGDAGIGGDNTQAGADEASGQSPSNQQQSQNTQVPPKAVTLSQPPVASNTTSDLVFSAPILIDDLRAGGEPVIAQAHDGSFVISSHPGWTHYHPSSDQTHAGTELVEPASAQSYLWRSTDGGRSWTHIGLPGTDGMGPRGTAPGVSDPEFTVRADGVIFHTDLEGLAMSSVSWSKDNGATWTEGNPIAAGGPNDRQWLASFGPYVYFTANYFVDHHIQRSTDGLMWERLGNIPPSCSDLISASDGTLIAACGSGIAVSEDGGFSWQRRLVPEDESTGVLRGGGIAEPGLDSSGNVWVAWEVNETSLFIAGTPDKGLSWPWIRNITGSVKAALGSETVRMVWPWISAGSTGRVAVTLYATPTADPSASGSIDREWSVVTVAALSATSPAIPTAYVVKKGHHVGPICQSGTACQVSSVQGDPNSDRRLGDFFETTIDREGFLHVAYADTHTKATDVISHVGYVRQTGGPRFVVDGYVPTQG